The following nucleotide sequence is from Candidatus Methylomirabilota bacterium.
GTGGGGGACGCGCCTGCTCTTCTTCCGCTGCGGCGATCTGATCGTGGAAGTCGCGCACGATCTGGCCGCCGGCGTGGGCAGCGGTCCGGATCGGCTGTGGGGACTCTCCTGGCGCGTGCCCGACGCCCAGGCGACGCGGGAACGGCTCCAGGCCGCCGGGCTCGACGCGTCGGAGGTGCGCCGCGGCCGCAAGCCAGGCACGCACGTGCTGACGCTGCGGGACGGCACCTGCGGCGTGCCCACGTTGCTGCTGCAGCCGAGCCCGGCGCGCGACGACGTCTAGACGCAGCGTGCCGGGTGGGTCCGCCGGACTCGCCGCGACGCTGTGTCCGGCAGGGCGTCGATGAGACGGCCGGTGATGGTCCCTCGGCGGACACCCTCGGCCGTTCTCCTTCTGTCAGCTGTGGAACCGGTCGAGATACCCCAGGTCGAGAGCGTCGCGGACCAGGGCCATCGTGGTCCTCGCCTCCCGGCGGGCGCGCTCGGTGCCGGCGGCCAGCGCGTCGCGCACTCGTCCCATGCGGGCCGCGAAGCGCGCGCGCCGCTCGCGGATCGGATCGAGGAACGTGTTCAGCGCCGCCGCGAGCTTGGCCTTGACCTCGACGTCGCTCACCGCGCCGCGACGGTAACGCTCCTCGAGCTCGGCCACCTCGGCCCGATCGGGGTTGAAGACGGTGTGGTAGAGGAACACGGGGTTGCCCTCGACGTGGCCCGGGTCGGTGGCCCGCAGTCGCGTGGGATCCGTGTACATCGAGCGCACCTTCTCGGTCACGACCTCGGGCGGGTCCTTGAGATAGATGGCATTGCTCAGCGACTTGCTCATCTTCGCCTGCCCGTCGGTGCCGACCAGCCGGGGCACCCGCCCCACCAGGCCTTCCGGCTCCGGAAACACGTCCTTGAATTGCCGGTTGAAGCGCCGCGCCACCTCCCGGGTCAGCTCGATGTGCGGTAGCTGGTCCTCGCCGACCGGGACCAGGTGGGCGCGCGGCAACAGGATGTTCGCGACCTGCATGACCGGATAGGTGAAGAAGGCCACCGGCACCGACTTCCGGCCGAAGTCCTCCATCTCCGCCTTCAAGGTCGGATTCCGCTGCAGCATGCCCAGCGGCAGGAACCAGCTCAGCCACAGGGCGAGCTCGGCGTGCTCCGGGATCAGGCTTTCGATCACGAAGGCGCTGCGCTCCGGATCGAGGCCCACCGCCAGCCAGTCGAGCGCCACCTCCCAGACCGCCTCGCGCACCCGCGGGAGGTCGTCGGCGTAGTCAGAAACCTGGTAGTCGGCGATGAGGAAGTGGCAGTCGTAGTCGGCCTGAAGCTTCACCCAGCTCTCGAGCGCGCCCGCGTAGTGACCAAGGTGCAGCGGCCCGGTCGGCCGGATGCCGGTCAGGATCCGCTGCATGCCCGGGCGACCTCGTCGATATGTCGATGATCGGTGCCGCCGCCGGCGCCCATCACCCCTCCTTTCCCGTGTCGTCGGTCTTCGCGCCGCCGTCGTCGCGGGCCACTGCGCATTCTCGAC
It contains:
- the trpS gene encoding tryptophan--tRNA ligase, which codes for MQRILTGIRPTGPLHLGHYAGALESWVKLQADYDCHFLIADYQVSDYADDLPRVREAVWEVALDWLAVGLDPERSAFVIESLIPEHAELALWLSWFLPLGMLQRNPTLKAEMEDFGRKSVPVAFFTYPVMQVANILLPRAHLVPVGEDQLPHIELTREVARRFNRQFKDVFPEPEGLVGRVPRLVGTDGQAKMSKSLSNAIYLKDPPEVVTEKVRSMYTDPTRLRATDPGHVEGNPVFLYHTVFNPDRAEVAELEERYRRGAVSDVEVKAKLAAALNTFLDPIRERRARFAARMGRVRDALAAGTERARREARTTMALVRDALDLGYLDRFHS